A genomic region of Bernardetia sp. ABR2-2B contains the following coding sequences:
- a CDS encoding YcxB family protein translates to MKEEEKIIEARAKLSFEEYLRLNFSLLLRSKMVWLSLFLATMLIVMLLEKRLTDGQWADSELKLGLLLSLTVSLFLVLPLLTYLRTKNYFEKNPSLSELTTFYFEPERIEVVTLESHTTLTWRRIYKIREFKHYLLIYQNRHIAYVVPKKSFDSVSDMEAVKEMIRSKTKLGYRLKS, encoded by the coding sequence ATGAAAGAAGAAGAAAAAATAATAGAAGCAAGAGCAAAACTTAGTTTTGAAGAATACCTCCGACTAAACTTTTCACTATTACTACGTAGCAAAATGGTTTGGTTAAGTCTCTTTTTGGCGACTATGCTTATCGTGATGCTTTTGGAAAAACGCCTTACAGATGGGCAATGGGCAGATTCAGAACTAAAACTTGGTTTGCTTTTGAGCTTGACAGTTTCTTTATTTTTGGTATTGCCCTTACTCACTTACCTAAGAACGAAAAATTATTTTGAGAAAAACCCTTCTCTTTCAGAACTAACAACTTTTTATTTTGAGCCTGAACGAATAGAAGTAGTTACCTTAGAAAGCCATACGACACTCACTTGGCGACGAATTTATAAAATAAGAGAATTCAAACATTACTTGCTTATCTATCAAAATAGACATATTGCTTACGTAGTTCCCAAAAAATCCTTTGATTCGGTTTCAGATATGGAGGCAGTAAAAGAAATGATTCGTAGCAAAACAAAACTAGGATATCGTCTAAAAAGTTAA
- the ndhC gene encoding NADH-quinone oxidoreductase subunit A, with product MLCSVSTFGLVLLFLIVGAFFALIALSIGKIFRPNNPTPEKITTYECGEETVIGSWGKFNIRFYLIALVFVLFEVEIIFLFPWSKILTDAKLQALESNWKIYAFTEGLLFIGILVMGLAYLWKNNFLDWNLDFSEKDRNQPNKLENLDLSQQGKDGENSSKTIPSSVYQQINMRYD from the coding sequence ATGCTTTGCTCTGTTTCTACTTTTGGTTTAGTTTTACTCTTTCTGATTGTCGGTGCTTTTTTTGCTCTAATTGCTTTGAGTATTGGAAAAATTTTTCGTCCTAATAATCCTACACCAGAAAAAATAACTACCTATGAATGTGGAGAAGAAACTGTAATTGGAAGTTGGGGTAAGTTCAATATTCGTTTTTACTTAATTGCACTAGTTTTTGTACTCTTTGAGGTAGAAATTATATTTTTATTCCCTTGGTCAAAAATTCTGACTGATGCTAAATTACAAGCCTTAGAAAGTAATTGGAAAATATATGCGTTTACAGAAGGACTTTTATTTATTGGTATATTAGTGATGGGATTGGCTTACCTTTGGAAAAATAACTTTTTAGATTGGAATCTTGACTTTTCAGAAAAAGATAGAAACCAACCAAATAAATTAGAAAATTTAGATTTGTCTCAACAAGGCAAAGACGGAGAAAATAGTTCTAAGACAATTCCTAGTTCTGTTTATCAACAAATAAATATGCGTTATGACTAA